ACCAGCGGGTGTAGAAGCGACGGATCAGTTCGTCGGAGCCGAACGCGGGGTCGACGGTGTCGCGCAATATGCGCAGCGCGTCACGATCGTCGAGTCCCACGTCGTTCGATAGTAAGCGCCGACGCGACGATCAGTGCCAGACCGAGCAGCGACCAGCAGATCAGCACCACGGTCGGCAGTGTTCCGCCGGCTCCGTCGAAGAACGCCGTCGACCTCAGCAATGTGGCGTTCGCGCCCTGGGGCAGCCATTGCCCCAGTTGACCCCAGCCGCTGGGCAGCATCTCCGGTGCGCTGTTGAGGCCCGATAGAGGGTTGCCCAGCAGCATCGCCACCACCGCCCCGCCGATCAGCCCGGCCCGACCGAACAATGATCCAAGGCCCAGGATGAACAAGGCCATGGCCAGCACCCCCAGCGTCAAACCACCGGCCACACCCCAGAAGTTCGCGTCGATCGAACCAAGCACGTACTTCAGGAGTGCGGCCACCGACACGCCTGCCACCCCGGCGAACACGACCGTCGCGATGAGACGGGTCCACACCTCACGCTTGAGCGCGAACATCAATGCGATCGCCGGTAACAGTCCGGCCAGTGTGATCGGCAGCGCGGACGCGGCGAGCCCGACGCCGCGCGGATCATCGGTGGTCGGCGGGGCCAGGTCCTCGGTGGCTATCGGCACCCCAGCGTGCTGGGCGATGCCGTTGCCGATCTGTGTGAGCATCTGCGCGATCATCGGACTTCCGCCAGTCGCGATCAACATGTTTGGCCCGTCGGGGCCGAAGGAGATGCCGCCGTAGACATCGCGGTGGCGGATCGCGTCGCGAAGTGCGGCCTCGCCGGGGTAGTAGGTGATGGCGAAGGCGCCCGGCGCCTGCTTCTCCAGGGTCGCGCCGACTTGGCCGCTCGCCGCCTGCGGGCCGGCGACGCCGATGGGCACGTCGTGCGGCGCTGTGCGCGCGGCGGGCAGCGCGAACGCGATCGCGACGAGGGCGAGCGCGACAGTGAGCACCGCGATGATGCCGGTCGCCCGGATCGCCGCGGGGGGTTCGTGCGCGGGTATCGCGTGGGTGTGCCTGGGCACGGTCTCCATGACCATCAGCCGACCTCTTTTCACTCATCGTTGAATTA
The sequence above is drawn from the Mycobacterium gallinarum genome and encodes:
- a CDS encoding ABC transporter permease, with amino-acid sequence MVMETVPRHTHAIPAHEPPAAIRATGIIAVLTVALALVAIAFALPAARTAPHDVPIGVAGPQAASGQVGATLEKQAPGAFAITYYPGEAALRDAIRHRDVYGGISFGPDGPNMLIATGGSPMIAQMLTQIGNGIAQHAGVPIATEDLAPPTTDDPRGVGLAASALPITLAGLLPAIALMFALKREVWTRLIATVVFAGVAGVSVAALLKYVLGSIDANFWGVAGGLTLGVLAMALFILGLGSLFGRAGLIGGAVVAMLLGNPLSGLNSAPEMLPSGWGQLGQWLPQGANATLLRSTAFFDGAGGTLPTVVLICWSLLGLALIVASALTIERRGTRRS